TTCGGGGCATTCACCTTTTCTGCAAAACGCTCTGAAATCGTGCCGGCCTTGAATTAATTCACATGCTTTGCGGGCTAAATCGAGATTCCATTTTTTTCCTTTGCGCCACCATGCGAAATTATTTAACACCGGCGGACAGACTTGGCCATGATAGATAAAATATTTATATTCTCGTGATGATGCACTTCTGCGGGCGTTGAAATCGTCAGGAACAGTGAAAATTTTCATGATTCTAATATCTTCAGGGAGATAGAAATTTATTGCGAGTCTCAATTTATCGGGCAGAAAAATTTTATCGATATTAAACGATGCAATTTGTCCCCACGCGTTAACGCCTTTGTCTGTACGTCCTGCACCGGTTATTTTTACGTCATGGCCTGCAATTTTTGTTAGAGCCTTCTCGATTATTTCCTGAATGCTTAAAGAATCCGGCTGAATTTGCCACCCTGAATAATTTTTCCCGATATAGCTTACTTTTGCGGCGTATTTCATGATTTATTAATTTACATAGAAATTTTTTAGATACTTCGCGAACATATAATCATTCATGTTACGAAATTCTTTAACGCGCTCGAAATTATCAAGTACGGCCGGGAGTCTGCGTTCATATTCAGCTGGTGTGCATTGCTGTAAAACTTTTTCGATATTTTCTGCGTCCTTGACTGAAATATTTATTATTCCGTCGGGATTGAAGAATTTATGAATCTCTGTCGCACCCAAATAAACGGGTATAGTCTCGGCAGCAAAACAATTTGTAATTTTTTCCGTGAAGAAATAAGGCGTTATGTCATTCTCGATTATGATTGAATATCTATATTTCTGTAAAGTTATTTCAGGCGGAACTAATGCCCCCCCGTCAAATGTCCCGTAAGCGTCTGCAAGCCCTTCATCCCTGCATTTGAACGCTAAAGCCTTCCGCAGTAAATGTAGTTCACATGATTTCTTGTAAGACGAGAGAATCGAAATATTTTTATCCTTGTGCAAATAATTATCCCGTGAAAGTTTAACGCTCTTGTCAACTTCCCCGTACCAGTAATTAGCACCGAACGGCACAAGACGGGCATTATTTATCTTCTCAAGTATTTCACTGTCAAATGTGAAGATTAAATCAAATTCGTTCTCAAAATATTTTTTCTCGCGCAAATATTTCTTGTAAAATTCGGGCTTAATTGCACGTGACTCTATTAACATCGCGAATCTTTTATCAGGACTGCCGACGAGATTAAATGCTTCATCATGGCTGTAAAAATGAGTCTTCAGCGCAAAATTATATCTGTCCCAGTAAATATATTGCGGCTCTCGTCCTGAATATGGGTCATGCGCCGACGAATCGTCAGACAGAAAAAATACATGCAATTTTTCACCGTGAGAGTTATAAATTTCCGGCGGTTCGGAGCTCATCGGGTCTTTGCGGTTGTAATAAGGCGTGAAATATAAATATTTTCTCGTGAACTTCTCAATCTCTGACAATAACGACAAATTAATTTATTCCTCCTCAGCAAAATATTCTTTCAGACAGTTTATATATACCCAGTCCCATATTTGAGAATATTGCTTTACACGCTCGAAATTGTCAAGTACGGCCGGGAGTCTGCGTTCATATTCAGCTGGTGTGCATTGCTGTAAAACTTTTTCCAGATTGTCGAGATCGTTTATTGAAATAGTTATTATTCCGTCGGGATTGAAAAATTTATGAATTTCCGTCGCGCCCAAATAAATTGGTATAGTCTCGGCAGCAAAACAATTTGTAATTTTTTCCGTGAAGAAATACGGCGTTATATCGTTTTCGATTATGATCGAATATCTATATTTTTCCAGAGTTCGTTCCGGCTGAACGTATCCCCCCCCCCCCTCCGTAGAATCTGCAAATGTCCCGTAAGCATCCGCAAGTTTTTCATTTCTGCACTTGAACGCTAAAACCTTTCGCAGTCTATGCAGCTCGCAAAATTCTTTATCAGACGAGAGAATCGAAATATTTTTATCCTTGTGCAAATAATTATCCCGTAAAAGTTTAACGCTTTTATCAATCTTCCCATACCAGAAACAGGCGCAAAACGGTGCAAATTTTGCATTATTTATACTGCTGAGGATGTCATAATCATAAGTAAATACAGCGTCAAAATTGTTCTCGAAATAACTTTTTTCGCGCAAGTATTCAGCGTAAATTTTCGGTGCTATAGCTTTTGACTCGATTAAGACTGCAAATTTTTTATCAGGACTGCCTACAGGTTTAAATGCAAGCTCCCTGCTATAAAAATGCGTCTTGAGGCCGTAATTATATCTGTCCCATATAAAATAATGCGGGGACCTAGACCAAGATATATGATAAGGATCGTGCGCAAAATCACTGTCAGATATAAAGAAAACTTTCATTTTTTCTCCGCATGAATTATATATTTCCGGATAATTTGAATTTATGTCATGATACCTGTTATAAAACGGTGTGAACCCGATATATTTATAATGAGCTTCGTCGAGTATATGCAATAATTTTGCCTTAATTCTTGATTTGATTGACCTAAACAAATTTTTACCTCCTTACAAATAAATAAAGCACCCTCGGAAAAAATTTTTTCTCCCGAAGATGCCCGCGAATCTCATAAAATTTTTTGTTAGCCCATTGTGTCCCAGCTCTGAGCCTCTTCAAGTGAGTCAGCGCCGGTTAAATATAATTCTTTGGGCACGCCTGCGACGACAATTCCGGATTTCGGGTCGACGTAATAATTTTTCGCGTCAAGTTCCGGATCCTCGCCTATTACAGTGCCGTCCGGGATAATATTATGACCGTCAATTATTGCGCGTTTGATTCTGCAATTTTTGCCGATTACAACATCATGGCCGATGATACTTTGTTCGACGACGCTTCCAGCCTGAACGAGACAATTTCTCGCGAGAACTGAATTAGACACATCTGCGCCGAAAATCCTGCTGCCTTCTGATAACATGACTCGATTAATATTACAAGGGTGGCCGCTGTCAGGATAACAATATGAAGGCGGATCACCATAAGACACAGTGCGAATCGGCCACATTGGATTATAAAGCGTCATTTCTGACTCGTGTCCGATTAATTCCATATGAGCCTGCCAATAAGCATAAAGAGTCCCTACGTCGCGCCAATAGGGTTTATCAGTTCTCCACTGATGTATTAATTCTGTCTCTGCGCTTGGGTGCGGCAAAACGTTCGTCGAGAAGTCATAAGCACATACTTTCATGCCGTGTGCTACAAGATCGGGGATAATGTCTTTTCCGAAATCGTGGCTAGTTTCTTCCTTCATTGCGTCCTGAGTGAGTGAGTCTTCAAGTACTTTGCGCTCAAAAACGTAATTGCCCATTGATACATAACTATAGCCGGGCTTGTCGGGAATTTCGGGCGGATTCTTTGGCTTCTCCATGAACTCAAGTATGCGGCCTTTGCTGTCTGTCTTGATACAGCCGAATTGATTCGCTTCTTCGACCGGTACGACATTAGCTGCGATTGTTACATCTGCGTGCTGCGCCATGTGCCACGCGATCATTTGATCAACGTCCATTTTGTAAATATGATCTGCGGCAAAGATACAGACTCTATCAGCCCTGTAACGCGTAATCATGTGCAAAGCCTGATAAACTGCGTCTGCTGTGCCTTGGAACCAGTGTTCACCGCTCCACATCTGCGCCGGTATCGTCGTAACGAAGAAATCACGACCCCTCATTGCTCCGCCGAACTGCCAGCCGCGTTCGATATGCTCGCTCAAAGACTGACTCTTGAACTGGGTTAAGACGTAAACGGAATAAATCCCGCTGTTAATTAAATTGGAGAGTGCAAAATCAATGATACGATACTTTGCGGCGAAGTAAACTGCAGGCTTTGCGCGATAACGTGTAAGCGGCATTAATCGCTCGCCCTTGCCTCCTGCGAGAACGATGCCTAACACTCTTCCGTGTTTGCCTGTGTACATGAAATTAAACCTCCTTCATAATTTATAGCAACGCCCCCTGTAAAAAATTTCTTCACAAGAGGCATTTTTTCACATAATTTATTTACTGCATTAAATCCTCGTACATTGCTCTATATAAACCGGCTGATTTGTTCCATGTGAAATCTTCGCTCATTCCTTCGAGCATTATTTTCTGCCATGCGTCTTTGTTGTAATAACGTTCGATAGCGCGCCTCAATGCCCACATCATTCCGTCAACATCGCAGGTTAAGAAAGTAAAGCCGTTCCCGCCTTCGGGTCTGTCAACGTCAAAAACTGTATCACGAAGACCGCCAACCTCACGCACAACAGGTACAGTACCATAACGCATTGAAATCATCTGCGACAATCCGCAAGGTTCAAATACTGACGGCATCAAGAAAATATCTCCGCCCGCGTACATTAAGTGCGATAAAGGCTCGTCATAACCTTTGAATAATTTAATGCTGCCGGGGTTAGCTTCTGCTGCCTGCATAATTCCGTTTTCGATCCAGTCCTGGCCGGAACCAAGAATCAATAATTTTGCGCCGGTCTCTGCGATCTGATGTGCTGCATTAAATACCATGTCAAAGCCTTTTTGCTCAACGAGTCTACTCACGCACACAATAACAGGAGCGTCTGTGTTCTCGTCAAATCCTGCACGCTTCAATAATTCCCTCTTGCAGGCTGCTTTACCCTTGAGATCCTTTACTGAAAATTTTGCGGGGATTGCTTTATCGCCGTTAGGATCCCAGAATTTAGTATCAAGTCCGTTAATTATGCCTCGTAATTTGCTGCGCTGCTGATAGAGAATCCCGGATAATTCACGCGTTGACTCATAAGTCTGAATCTCATTCGCATAAGTCGGTGATACTGTGCTTACTGCTGTTGCTGCCACGATTCCGCCTTTGAGCAAATTAATTTGTCCGTAAAATTCCATCGTTGACGAACTAAAGCTCCAAGGTTCGAGTCCGGACGCTTCCAAGAATGGCGAGGGTTCAAATATTCCCTGATAGGCGACATTGTGAAGAGTCATGATGCTTTTCTCGCCGGTCTGCCGGTAGTGTCTATGCCAAGCTAAAGCACACGGAAGAAAAGCGCTCGTCCAGTCGTGGCAGTGATAAATATCGGGCACCCAGTCAATAACGTCCTTCAGCTCTAATGCCTGCATACAAAAAACAGCAAACGGTGAAGCAGTCCAGAAATTTAATTGCGACGGGTACATATCGCCCGAATAATCCTCAGCTTTGAGAAAATATGTAGTTACGCCGTTGACATCAGCTTTGATTATTTCTGCTGAATGAATGCGCCAATCGTAAGCCGCGTAAACTTTTTTTCTCATTGTTGTTGTCTTAACGCCTGAAGCCGCGACTCTTTCAAGAACTCCGGGCCATGCAGG
This portion of the Synergistaceae bacterium genome encodes:
- the truA gene encoding tRNA pseudouridine(38-40) synthase TruA — encoded protein: MKYAAKVSYIGKNYSGWQIQPDSLSIQEIIEKALTKIAGHDVKITGAGRTDKGVNAWGQIASFNIDKIFLPDKLRLAINFYLPEDIRIMKIFTVPDDFNARRSASSREYKYFIYHGQVCPPVLNNFAWWRKGKKWNLDLARKACELIQGRHDFRAFCRKGECPEDSYRTIDKLRLRQRGNLSIISVKAQSFLTNMVRIIVGNINEVALQKRPLTWLEDLLQGGERNDSSMTVPACGLWFWRVNY
- the glgC gene encoding glucose-1-phosphate adenylyltransferase translates to MYTGKHGRVLGIVLAGGKGERLMPLTRYRAKPAVYFAAKYRIIDFALSNLINSGIYSVYVLTQFKSQSLSEHIERGWQFGGAMRGRDFFVTTIPAQMWSGEHWFQGTADAVYQALHMITRYRADRVCIFAADHIYKMDVDQMIAWHMAQHADVTIAANVVPVEEANQFGCIKTDSKGRILEFMEKPKNPPEIPDKPGYSYVSMGNYVFERKVLEDSLTQDAMKEETSHDFGKDIIPDLVAHGMKVCAYDFSTNVLPHPSAETELIHQWRTDKPYWRDVGTLYAYWQAHMELIGHESEMTLYNPMWPIRTVSYGDPPSYCYPDSGHPCNINRVMLSEGSRIFGADVSNSVLARNCLVQAGSVVEQSIIGHDVVIGKNCRIKRAIIDGHNIIPDGTVIGEDPELDAKNYYVDPKSGIVVAGVPKELYLTGADSLEEAQSWDTMG
- a CDS encoding glycogen synthase, with protein sequence MAVKNGSGIKVLFVSTELAPFSKVGGLGDVAGSLPKALCQAGVDVRVVTPAWPGVLERVAASGVKTTTMRKKVYAAYDWRIHSAEIIKADVNGVTTYFLKAEDYSGDMYPSQLNFWTASPFAVFCMQALELKDVIDWVPDIYHCHDWTSAFLPCALAWHRHYRQTGEKSIMTLHNVAYQGIFEPSPFLEASGLEPWSFSSSTMEFYGQINLLKGGIVAATAVSTVSPTYANEIQTYESTRELSGILYQQRSKLRGIINGLDTKFWDPNGDKAIPAKFSVKDLKGKAACKRELLKRAGFDENTDAPVIVCVSRLVEQKGFDMVFNAAHQIAETGAKLLILGSGQDWIENGIMQAAEANPGSIKLFKGYDEPLSHLMYAGGDIFLMPSVFEPCGLSQMISMRYGTVPVVREVGGLRDTVFDVDRPEGGNGFTFLTCDVDGMMWALRRAIERYYNKDAWQKIMLEGMSEDFTWNKSAGLYRAMYEDLMQ